From Ochotona princeps isolate mOchPri1 chromosome X, mOchPri1.hap1, whole genome shotgun sequence, one genomic window encodes:
- the LOC101522488 gene encoding transcription elongation factor A protein-like 3: METARHKNEGPLENEGQPADEVEPEDEDKSDEEAKWEEEEKGKGERQLGDEGAPGAEGRAVQEGQPEKQGRASGAGQPPTQGQPAAPAAPPESERRAAEKRPAEDYVPRKAKRKTDRGTDDSPRECQEDFQDRHTSSEEMLSECADVSRAQEELRKKQKMGGFHWVPREVQDPFTPRGQRGVRGVRGGGRGQRGLHDVPYL, translated from the coding sequence ATGGAAACAGCCCGCCATAAAAACGAGGGACCACTGGAAAACGAGGGGCAGCCTGCAGATGAAGTGGAGCCTGAAGATGAAGACAAGTCCGACGAGGAAGccaagtgggaggaggaggagaagggcaaGGGCGAGAGACAGCTAGGGGACGAGGGCGCACCGGGCGCTGAGGGCCGAGCAGTCCAGGAGGGCCAGCCTGAGAAGCAGGGCCGGGCGTCCGGGGCGGGCCAGCCCCCTACCCAGGGCCAGCCCGCAGCCCCCGCGGCGCCGCCCGAGAGCGAGCGGCGCGCCGCTGAGAAGCGCCCGGCCGAAGACTACGTGCCCCGCAAAGCCAAACGGAAAACGGACCGGGGCACGGACGACTCCCCCAGGGAGTGCCAGGAGGACTTCCAGGACCGGCATACCAGCAGCGAGGAGATGCTGAGCGAGTGCGCCGACGTGTCCAGGGCGCAGGAGGAGCTGcggaaaaagcagaaaatgggcGGTTTCCACTGGGTGCCTAGAGAGGTTCAGGATCCCTTCACCCCCCGGGGCCAACGGGGCGTGAGGGGCGTGCGGGGCGGAGGGAGGGGCCAGAGGGGCTTGCACGACGTCCCCTACCTGTAG